In one Butyrivibrio proteoclasticus B316 genomic region, the following are encoded:
- the radA gene encoding DNA repair protein RadA gives MATKIKTVFFCQSCGYESSKWMGQCPGCREWNTFVEETVKPASKASGKQSSALSTGEYNKPVSLSEIEMRDEERADTHIGEFNRVLGGGLVRGSLILVGGDPGIGKSTLLLQVAGNLSGDKRDVLYISGEESLRQIKLRANRLGKFSESLKFLCETNLSNVEEAIVRTKPEVIIIDSIQTMANESVSSAPGSVSQVRESTAVLMRIAKSMNITVFIVGHVTKEGQVAGPRVLEHMVDTVLYFEGDRHASYRILRAVKNRFGSTNEIGVFEMQEKGLAEVTNPSEFMLDGRPENASGSVVTCSVEGTRPILIEVQALVTHTNFGFPRRQANGTDYNRVNLLMAVLEKRIGLQLGDFDAYVNLAGGMKVAEPSLDLGICLAIISSFKNKPISDDVIAFGEVGLSGEVRSVSMGESRVMEAQKLGFKTCIVPKALEDKLKKSSKGIEIIGVASVSDAMKLI, from the coding sequence ATGGCAACTAAGATTAAGACAGTTTTTTTCTGCCAGAGCTGTGGCTATGAATCATCCAAGTGGATGGGCCAATGCCCTGGATGCAGAGAGTGGAATACCTTTGTTGAGGAGACTGTTAAGCCTGCAAGTAAGGCTTCGGGCAAGCAATCATCAGCTCTTTCTACGGGAGAATATAATAAACCTGTGAGCCTCTCAGAGATTGAGATGAGGGATGAGGAAAGAGCGGATACTCATATAGGCGAATTCAACAGGGTTCTTGGAGGAGGGCTTGTAAGGGGATCACTTATTCTTGTGGGCGGAGATCCGGGTATCGGTAAGTCTACACTTCTTTTGCAGGTCGCAGGTAATCTTTCCGGTGATAAAAGAGATGTTTTATATATATCAGGTGAGGAATCACTCAGACAGATCAAGCTAAGAGCCAACAGGCTTGGAAAGTTTTCTGAGAGCCTTAAGTTTTTGTGTGAAACAAATCTGTCAAATGTTGAGGAGGCCATTGTCAGAACCAAGCCCGAGGTTATCATAATCGACTCAATCCAGACTATGGCTAATGAATCTGTTTCCTCGGCTCCGGGAAGTGTTTCTCAGGTCAGAGAATCTACAGCTGTTCTCATGCGAATTGCCAAGAGCATGAATATTACTGTGTTTATTGTGGGTCATGTCACCAAAGAGGGACAGGTTGCAGGACCAAGAGTTTTAGAGCACATGGTTGATACTGTTCTCTATTTTGAGGGCGATAGACATGCATCCTACAGGATTCTAAGAGCAGTCAAGAACAGATTTGGCTCTACCAACGAGATTGGTGTGTTTGAAATGCAGGAGAAGGGACTTGCAGAGGTTACCAATCCTTCTGAGTTTATGCTTGATGGAAGACCTGAAAATGCCAGCGGCTCTGTAGTTACCTGCTCTGTAGAAGGAACAAGACCTATACTCATAGAAGTTCAGGCACTTGTTACACATACTAATTTTGGTTTTCCCAGAAGACAGGCAAATGGAACTGACTACAACAGAGTAAATCTCTTGATGGCAGTTCTGGAAAAGAGAATTGGCCTTCAGCTTGGGGATTTTGATGCGTATGTCAATCTTGCGGGTGGAATGAAGGTTGCTGAGCCATCGCTTGATCTTGGAATATGTCTTGCTATTATTTCAAGTTTCAAGAATAAGCCAATAAGCGATGATGTGATTGCTTTTGGTGAAGTTGGTCTTTCCGGAGAAGTGAGGTCTGTCAGCATGGGCGAGTCTAGAGTAATGGAGGCTCAGAAGCTTGGATTTAAGACCTGTATTGTGCCAAAAGCGCTTGAGGATAAACTTAAGAAGTCTTCAAAGGGCATAGAAATAATAGGAGTAGCATCTGTTTCCGATGCTATGAAGCTTATATAA
- a CDS encoding transglutaminase domain-containing protein gives MRKRCLGFISIILILIIFCTTTVSSKATSGYGGFGGETIDASTFGSDYRITTIHIGSNVSKISSSAFRNLINLRSITVSSNNPSYASYSGCLYDKDFTELLCFPANLSGAYIPESVVSIGKYALYGVPDKLKKSIVDVVESQASENGTDMDFPGAHFVHVDNLVKWRCADGTVIVPNSDLMAMCASVVNDCTTYNMKRSNQLENCFYYTAEILSYERSMDTPSGDWTREYAEKALLTGKANCYGYAAAFAYIASGLGYEARVCTGTVTSSLGGRTAHAWTEVKVGSRWYVFDAEMQDAKGDGYYKQTYDSYPAGPLETEMIYKVSF, from the coding sequence ATGAGAAAAAGATGTTTGGGCTTTATTTCAATAATCTTAATACTGATTATCTTTTGCACTACCACAGTTTCGTCAAAGGCTACAAGTGGATATGGCGGATTTGGCGGAGAGACGATTGATGCGTCCACTTTTGGGAGTGACTATCGTATTACAACAATCCATATAGGAAGTAATGTAAGTAAGATTTCTTCGTCTGCCTTCAGAAACCTGATCAATCTCAGGTCTATCACTGTTAGCAGCAATAATCCTTCCTATGCTTCTTACAGTGGATGCCTCTATGACAAGGACTTTACTGAGCTTTTATGCTTTCCTGCTAATCTTTCAGGTGCATATATCCCGGAAAGTGTTGTATCAATTGGAAAATACGCACTTTATGGAGTGCCTGATAAGCTAAAGAAAAGCATAGTGGACGTGGTCGAGAGCCAGGCTTCAGAAAATGGGACAGATATGGATTTCCCGGGAGCTCACTTCGTTCATGTAGACAATTTGGTTAAGTGGAGATGCGCTGATGGAACGGTCATAGTTCCTAATTCTGACCTAATGGCAATGTGTGCGTCAGTTGTGAATGATTGCACAACCTACAACATGAAAAGAAGTAACCAGCTTGAAAACTGCTTTTACTATACGGCGGAGATTCTGTCCTATGAAAGAAGTATGGATACTCCTTCAGGGGACTGGACCAGAGAATATGCAGAAAAAGCTCTTTTAACCGGAAAGGCAAACTGCTATGGCTATGCTGCCGCTTTTGCATATATAGCCAGCGGACTGGGGTACGAAGCAAGAGTATGTACAGGAACAGTTACCTCTTCTCTTGGAGGAAGAACAGCCCACGCCTGGACAGAAGTCAAGGTGGGCAGCAGGTGGTATGTTTTTGATGCTGAGATGCAGGATGCCAAGGGAGATGGGTACTACAAACAGACATATGACAGTTACCCGGCAGGACCTTTGGAAACAGAGATGATTTATAAGGTGAGCTTTTGA